A genomic window from Elaeis guineensis isolate ETL-2024a chromosome 3, EG11, whole genome shotgun sequence includes:
- the LOC105041074 gene encoding large ribosomal subunit protein uL15c yields MAAILSLSSPPTPTPRLLRLPASPFKGNTSSIRPTTSSPFPSLSASRSRREAERPSFSPSTPIVICRAAAAAVAPPTGERFRLNNLAPQPGSRKRNKRKGRGIAAGQGNSCGFGMRGQKSRSGPGVRKGFEGGQMPLYRRIPKLRGIAGGMHAGLPKFVPINLKDIEDAGFREGDEISLESLKSKGLIKPSGRERKLPLKILGDGDLSLKLNIKARAFSKAAREKLEAAGCTLTVLPGRKKWVKPSVAKNLARAEEYFAKKRAAAAAANGGADPVTM; encoded by the exons ATGGCCGCCATTCTCTCCCTCTCGTCGCCCCCCACTCCCACTCCCCGGCTACTCCGCCTGCCTGCTTCACCGTTCAAG GGCAACACAAGCAGTATCAGACCCACCACCTCTTCCCCCTTCCCATCTCTATCGGCATCCAGGTCCCGAAGGGAAGCAGAGAGGCCCTCCTTCTCGCCCTCGACACCCATAGTTATTTGCcgagctgctgctgctgctgttgctccTCCAACTGGTGAGCGCTTTCGGCTCAACAACCTGGCTCCCCAGCCCGGCTCGAGGAAGAGGAACAAGCGGAAGGGGCGGGGAATCGCTGCCGGCCAGGGGAACAGCTGTGGGTTTGGTATGAGAGGCCAGAAATCGAGGTCCGGCCCCGGTGTCCGTAAGGGCTTCGAGGGTGGACAGATGCCCCTCTATCGTCGGATTCCCAAGCTCCGTGGAATTGCTGGAG GCATGCATGCAGGGTTACCAAAGTTTGTCCCTATCAACTTAAAAGACATTGAGGATGCTGGATTTCGAGAAGGTGATGAAATATCACTGGAATCTTTGAAATCAAAGGGCTTGATTAAACCATCTGGCAGAGAGAGAAAACTGCCGCTAAAG ATTTTGGGAGACGGGGATCTGTCTCTTAAGTTGAACATAAAGGCACGGGCATTTTCAAAAGCAGCAAGAGAGAAGCTTGAGGCTGCTGGCTGCACTCTCACTGTATTGCCTGGCCGGAAGAAGTGGGTAAAACCATCAGTTGCAAAGAATCTTGCTCGAGCAGAGGAATATTTTGCCAAGAAaagagcagcagcagcagcagcgaaTGGTGGTGCTGATCCAGTTACCATGTGA
- the LOC105041075 gene encoding zinc finger protein CONSTANS-LIKE 16, protein MSHHHCDKQRSSAGALGAKTARACDSCLRRRARWYCAADDACLCQACDSSVHSANPLARRHHRLRLKTTSFSPPSSASSDDAPPPWLHGFRRKARTPRGKPAPAGPPKLEPLVPDLEADEKLHTEEEHLLYRVPIFDPALAEFCSPPALDDANALTDEAKPAVQQPPEHAHVPAAAAGFHPSDLDLAEFAADVESLLGRGLDDDTFCIDALGLMDSAEDDNKGRVKVELDVDAGGERTDFVACDIDVEIDLSRETLDLDFGCGSPAAVEDLEEQEAAEEAAMASDGGCGTEAVAAGRRMTLRLDYEAVIAAWSCKDCSPWTDGERPQFNPDDCWPDFTGMMWGGAGGGREVAPVYGELGMVAGDGGREAKVTRYREKRRTRLFSKKIRYEVRKLNAEKRPRMKGRFVKRAAFPAVGPAAASFPF, encoded by the exons ATGAGCCACCACCACTGCGACAAGCAGCGCTCCTCCGCCGGCGCCCTCGGCGCCAAGACGGCCCGCGCCTGCGACAGCTGCCTCCGTCGCCGTGCCCGCTGGTACTGCGCTGCCGATGATGCCTGTCTCTGCCAGGCTTGCGACTCCTCCGTCCACTCCGCTAACCCCCTCGCCCGCCGCCACCACCGCCTTCGACTCAAGACCACCTCCTTCTCCCCTCCTTCCTCCGCTAGTTCCGATGATGCACCCCCGCCGTGGCTCCACGGCTTCAGGCGTAAGGCCCGCACCCCTCGTGGCAAGCCAGCGCCGGCCGGACCTCCGAAGTTAGAGCCACTCGTGCCGGACCTCGAGGCGGATGAGAAGCTGCACACCGAGGAGGAGCACCTCCTCTACCGCGTGCCCATCTTCGATCCCGCCCTCGCCGAATTCTGCTCCCCGCCGGCGCTCGACGACGCCAACGCTCTTACCGACGAGGCGAAGCCTGCGGTGCAGCAGCCGCCCGAGCATGCGCACGTTCCTGCAGCTGCTGCTGGGTTCCACCCATCCGACCTGGACCTCGCCGAGTTTGCAGCCGACGTGGAGAGCCTCCTCGGTCGAGGGCTCGATGACGACACGTTCTGCATCGACGCGCTGGGCCTGATGGATTCGGCGGAGGATGACAACAAGGGGCGAGTGAAGGTGGAGCTGGACGTCGATGCAGGGGGCGAAAGGACCGACTTCGTGGCATGTGACATAGATGTGGAGATCGATCTTTCTCGGGAGACTCTGGACCTTGACTTCGGCTGTGGATCTCCGGCAGCAGTGGAGGACCTCGAAGAGCAGGAAGCTGCAGAAGAGGCAGCCATGGCGTCCGATGGTGGCTGTGGAACGGAAGCAGTGGCGGCAGGTAGGAGGATGACGCTGAGGCTGGACTACGAGGCGGTCATCGCTGCGTGGTCTTGCAAGGATTGCTCCCCGTGGACCGACGGGGAGCGGCCGCAGTTCAACCCGGACGACTGCTGGCCGGACTTCACG GGCATGATGTGGGGCGGCGCAGGTGGTGGACGGGAGGTGGCACCGGTGTACGGAGAGTTGGGGATGGTGGCGGGGGACGGAGGGAGGGAGGCGAAGGTGACGAGGTACCGGGAGAAGCGGAGGACGAGGCTGTTCTCGAAGAAGATACGGTACGAGGTGCGGAAGCTCAACGCGGAGAAGCGGCCACGGATGAAGGGTCGCTTCGTCAAGCGCGCGGCGTTCCCGGCCGTGGGGCCCGCGGCGGCCTCCTTTCCTTTTTGA